In a genomic window of Lepisosteus oculatus isolate fLepOcu1 chromosome 5, fLepOcu1.hap2, whole genome shotgun sequence:
- the med17 gene encoding mediator of RNA polymerase II transcription subunit 17 — translation MSGGPAVRVSIESACEKQVQEVSLDGIETYVQPLSMSQNLAKLAQRIDFGQGSDSEDEGGEGESRDQEWGKQEAEEDEATVKFQPSLWPWDSVRNNLRSALTEMCVLYDVLSVVKEKKYMTLDPVSHDVTAGKTPQVLQLIGKKKSLATAAQLLLKGAEKLSKSVAENQENRRQRDFNSELLRLRSQWKLRKVGDKILGDLSYKSAGSLFPHHGTFEVIKNTDIDLDKKIPDDYCPLDVQIPSDLEGSAYIKVSIQKQAPDIGDLGTVSLFRRQPKAKSGSQPWHAKLEAAQNVLLCKEIFAQLSREAVQIKSQIPHIVVKNQIISQPFPGLQLSISLCHSTGEKKNQKASPEKSKPDDHLYVLEHNLHQLMREFHKQTLSSAVMPHPASAPFGHKRLRLAGPMAFDKAEIASLQQNEGLLEKIIKQAKHIFLRRRTARTIDSLASRIEDPQIQAHWSNINDVYESSVKVLITSQGYEQICKSIQLQLNIGVEQIRVVHRDGRVITLSHQEQELQDFLLSQMSQHQVHAVQQLAKVMGWHVLSFSNHVGLGSVESIGNASAITVASPNGEFAISVRNGPESGCKVIVQFPRSQCKDLPKSDVIQDNKWNHLRGPSKEVHWNKMEGRNFVYKMELLMAALTPCP, via the exons ATGTCAGGTGGTCCAGCTGTCCGAGTGAGTATAGAGTCTGCCTGCGAAAAGCAGGTCCAGGAGGTGTCCCTAGATGGGATCGAGACCTATGTCCAGCCCCTGTCAATGTCCCAGAACCTGGCCAAACTCGCCCAACGCATCGATTTTGGTCAGGGGTCTGACTCGGAGGATGAAGGAGGAGAGGGGGAGTCCAGGGACCAGGAGTGGGGGAAACAAGAGGCTGAGGAGGATGAAG CCACTGTGAAGTTCCAGCCCTCACTATGGCCCTGGGACTCAGTTCGGAATAACCTGCGGAGTGCACTTACAGAgatgtgtgtgctgtatgaTGTGCTAAGTGTGGTCAAAGAGAAAAAGTACATGACTCTGGACCCTGTCTCCCATGACGTCACTGCTGGAAAG ACACCCCAGGTGTTGCAGCTTATCGGCAAAAAGAAATCTCTGGCCACAGCAGCTCAACTGCTGCTGAAAGGTGCAGAGAAGCTCAGTAAGTCAGTTGCAGAAAACCAGGAGAACAGACGACAGAGAGACTTCAACTCGGAGCTGCTCAGGCTTAGATCCCAGTGGAAACTGAGGAAAGTGGGGGACAAAATCCTTGGAGACCTCAGCTACAAGAGCGCAG GATCATTGTTTCCCCATCATGGCACATTTGAAGTCATTAAGAACACAGACATTGACCTGGACAAGAAGATCCCTGACGATTACTGTCCTCTTGATGTTCAGATTCCCAGTGATCTTGAAGGATCTGCTTACATCAAG GTTTCTATTCAGAAACAAGCTCCTGATATAGGTGACCTTGGGACTGTGAGCCTTTTCAGAAGACAGCCAAAAGCAAAATCAG GTTCTCAGCCCTGGCATGCTAAGCTGGAAGCGGCCCAGAACGTCTTGCTTTGCAAGGAGATATTTGCGCAGCTCTCTCGAGAGGCGGTGCAGATTAAATCCCAGATCCCTCACATTGTTGTAAAGAATCAGATCATCTCCCAGCCTTTCCCAG GTCTGCAGCTCTCCATTTCATTGTGTCACTCCACCggtgaaaagaaaaatcagaagGCCTCTCCAGAAAAATCCAAGCCAGACGATCACCTTTACGTGCTTGAACATAACCTCCATCAGCTCATGAGAGAG TTTCACAAACAGACCCTGAGCTCAGCGGTAATGCCGCACCCTGCTAGCGCCCCCTTTGGACACAAAAGGCTGCGCCTTGCCGGGCCTATGGCCTTTGATAAAGCAGAGATCGCCTCCCTGCAGCAGAATGAAGGGCTCCTGGAGAAGATTATCAAACAAGCAAAGCACATTTTCCTCAGGCGCAG GACGGCACGAACAATAGACAGCCTGGCCAGCCGTATTGAAGATCCGCAGATTCAGGCTCACTGGTCAAACATTAATGATGTTTATGAATCCAGTGTTAAGGTTTTGATTACCTCACAGGGCTATGAGCAGATATGCAA GTCTATTCAGTTGCAGCTAAACATTGGTGTGGAACAGATCCGCGTGGTGCACAGAGATGGCCGGGTCATCACTCTCTCTCACCAAGAGCAGGAGCTGCAAGACTTCCTCCTCTCTCAG ATGTCCCAGCACCAAGTCCATGcggtgcagcagctggccaaaGTGATGGGTTGGCACGTGCTGAGCTTCAGTAACCACGTGGGCCTGGGCTCAGTGGAGAGCATTGGCAATGCCTCCGCCATCACAGTGGCCTCACCCAATGGAGAGTTTGCCATTTCTG TTCGTAATGGGCCGGAGAGCGGCTGTAAAGTCATTGTGCAGTTCCCCCGGAGCCAGTGCAAGGATCTACCCAAGAGCGACGTCATCCAGGACAACAAATGGAACCACCTGCGTGGGCCCAGCAAGGAGGTGCACTGGAACAAGATGGAAGGACGGAACTTTGTGTACAAAATGGAGCTTTTGATGGCAGCTCTCACCCCGTGCCCATAA